The segment GGTCGTTTCATCCACGCAGGATGAATAGGCACTCAGCAAGTCGTTTAGAGTAGCTGAGCGATCTCTTGTTTCCGAGGAAGCGGCGGCGGCCTGGAACTTCTGCAACCGGTCAGCAGCGAATTTGAGAAAGAGCTTAATGCGGGCGACAGGGTCGAGGCCGGTGGCGCGGATGAGGTCTTGCTCCTCGTCGGTCAGGTCCTCCTTCCGTGGAACCTGGCCGCCACCGGTGGCCGTCCCCAGGCCAAGCAGAACCAGCAGTACTACGACTTTTTTCACGTTCGTCTTTCTCTCAACGGGGCCTTTCTTTTTCTGTCCGGGGAGTTCGGGGAAAAAGTTTCGCGAACAGGTCAGAATGTATGCGTTCCAAACGGTCTATTTGTTTCTTCAATTGATCCCTGTCGCTAAATGGCAGGCTTGCGCTCACATCCCGCAATCTCAGAAGGGCGTTGCGGAGGTGAAGTTCCAACTGCTTGAAGCCGCCGACGTGGCGCTCCGGGTCCCGAACAGCGCGGTTCAATTCGTCGGAGAGATGGGCGACCTGTTCCACGTAGGATTGTACTCGGGCATTGGCGGCGTCCAGCGGGCCGGAGCGATAAAGGTCAGCGACTGCCGAAATTAGCGCCGGTCCCAGTTTCTTGCTGAAGAATTGCGCTCGTCGCACAGGATCCCTCTGAAGGCCAAATCTGCGTTGAAGCTCAGCCAATTGCTGGTCAGTGGCGAGCGCGGGCCAGATCAACAGGAGAAAGACAGGCAAGGCTGTTGGGCGACAAAGGAACACGCGGTATTACCTGCGCCTGAGTTCTCTTTCCAGAGCGATCAAGCGATGTCGAGCTTGGAATTCCTGGTCCGGGTGATTCCCGTCAGCCAGCGCCAAGAACTTTCGGTAGCTATCTATGGCTGCTTTGGTTTGCCGCAGATGATCGTAACAGCTCGCACGAACAAAGAACAGGATCGCGGGAAGAGGTTCGAGAGCGGCTAGAGAATCCAGTGCTGCGAGCGCGGCCGGGTAGTCGGCTGCCAAATAGTGGGCAGACACAAGATTTCGACGCGCTTCGCTGCCGACCTGCGGAGAAGGCTCCATACGCAGGGTGCGCTCAAGCACGCCGGCCGCGGCCTGAAACTGCCGGGCTTTCAGGAGAGCTTCCCCCAGGGCGGCAAAGGTGGCTGCGTCGTTGGGACGGGCGAGAGCAAGATCTTGATAAAGGCGAACGGCCTCAGGCCAGCGCTTGAGCATAGCGTAAGATCGGGCCGCTGTTTCCTTCCACGTCGGGCTGGCTTGCTGGTCGGCTGAAGCCGCAGGGAGTGTCTCCAAAGCCTTCTCTGGCTGAATGAGGTCAAGGTACAGGCCCGCCAAACGCAGCCGGGCATCGCCATCTTCCGGTTTAAGGGATAAGTAACGATCGAATTCGATGGCGGCAGCAGCGAGCTGATTTTGCGCGAGCAAGGTTTCGCCCAGGCCAAGTCTGGCCTCGGCCGAATCCTCCCGCAAAGCCTGCGCTGCCCGAAATTCCGATTCGGCCTTATTAAAATCTTTCAGCTCGTA is part of the Candidatus Acidiferrales bacterium genome and harbors:
- a CDS encoding tetratricopeptide repeat protein; its protein translation is MLNRSALLAAFAGFLLACVCPMHSLTLSPTVLHRVQQPTPATPLQTGQATPVAHPLLERAQAAMESKDFARAVEWLEQFLATHPDHVPARFNLAYSYAELKRYADARKNYGEVLKRDPGLHQANLNLGLILLAQQDFSSAVAPFEKVVASNPAEARGRYLLAFALEKSGKLAEAAEHYRAGSREDPKNLDFHLSLGRVAYELKDFNKAESEFRAAQALREDSAEARLGLGETLLAQNQLAAAAIEFDRYLSLKPEDGDARLRLAGLYLDLIQPEKALETLPAASADQQASPTWKETAARSYAMLKRWPEAVRLYQDLALARPNDAATFAALGEALLKARQFQAAAGVLERTLRMEPSPQVGSEARRNLVSAHYLAADYPAALAALDSLAALEPLPAILFFVRASCYDHLRQTKAAIDSYRKFLALADGNHPDQEFQARHRLIALERELRRR